A single region of the Selenomonas sp. oral taxon 920 genome encodes:
- the pcrA gene encoding DNA helicase PcrA produces the protein MDLFQGLNEPQQRAVACLEGPLLIVAGAGSGKTRVLTFRIANLLEHGVPPYRILAITFTNKAAREMRDRVDTLIGDSAHDVWLSTFHSFCARFLRTEIEQLGTYAKNFIIYDASDTKSLIRECLKELNIDEKHTAPGAVQSHISDAKNRLLDVKEFTAQATDFFTEQVAKIYELYQSKLRANNALDFDDLLMLTVELLSNNAEIREKYQKKFQYILVDEYQDTNGAQYAITKLLAAGHRNICVVGDADQSIYGWRGADMRNILNFERDYPEATVILLEQNYRSTKNILAAANAVIENNLTRKKKDLWTDNPTGDPITIYEAGTEKNEASYIVREVERLHTMFHVKYGDIAVLYRMNAQSRNIEEAFYATGIPYAMVGSVRFYDRREIRDIIAYLRVIYNPRDTLSLLRIINVPKRGLGQTTLGRMMEKASEYRISLFELITDAQLLSTIPKLSAKVKLELEDFAALIFTFMGQLGTRHLHEIVEDIIEESGYAAALEEDPKEDNRDRLENLREFISVAKNFEDGAPEGESGLEDFLAQISLISDVDATDQSDGSVTLMTFHAAKGLEFPTVFMTGMEEGLFPHSRTLLDDTEIEEERRTCYVGITRAERRLYLTYARQRTIYGRTEMSRPSRFLAEIPEDLIERKEADFFSDVERGRSDVWGRRSSGGRRPYPTPSPQHTAEDGSVIRPDAAAKFTAGDAVRHSKWGDGRIVAISGEGEDAELTIAFPGEGIKKFVQKYAPILKL, from the coding sequence ATGGATTTGTTTCAGGGGCTGAACGAGCCGCAGCAAAGAGCCGTAGCCTGTCTTGAGGGACCTCTTCTTATTGTGGCAGGAGCGGGGTCCGGCAAGACACGCGTGCTGACCTTCCGTATTGCAAATCTTTTGGAGCACGGGGTTCCGCCGTACCGCATTCTTGCCATTACCTTTACAAATAAGGCAGCACGTGAAATGCGTGATCGTGTAGATACGTTGATCGGTGATTCCGCACATGACGTATGGCTCAGTACATTTCACTCCTTCTGCGCTCGCTTCCTTCGTACAGAGATTGAACAACTTGGTACTTATGCAAAGAATTTCATCATCTATGATGCCTCGGACACGAAGAGCCTCATTCGCGAGTGCCTCAAAGAGCTGAATATTGACGAGAAACACACGGCACCAGGTGCCGTACAGTCGCACATTTCGGACGCAAAGAACCGTCTGCTCGATGTCAAGGAATTCACGGCACAGGCGACAGACTTCTTTACGGAGCAGGTGGCGAAGATCTATGAGCTCTACCAGTCAAAACTGCGTGCAAACAATGCACTCGATTTCGATGACCTTTTGATGCTGACGGTGGAGCTGCTCTCGAACAACGCGGAGATCCGCGAAAAGTACCAAAAAAAATTCCAGTACATCCTCGTGGACGAATATCAGGACACGAACGGTGCACAGTACGCGATCACGAAGCTGCTTGCCGCAGGACATCGCAATATCTGCGTCGTCGGTGACGCGGATCAATCCATCTACGGCTGGCGCGGTGCGGATATGCGAAATATCCTGAACTTTGAGCGTGACTATCCCGAGGCGACTGTAATCCTGCTTGAGCAAAACTACCGCTCAACGAAGAATATCCTTGCTGCGGCAAATGCTGTGATCGAAAACAATCTGACCCGCAAGAAAAAAGATCTCTGGACGGACAATCCAACGGGCGATCCCATCACAATCTATGAGGCTGGAACGGAGAAGAACGAGGCTTCCTATATCGTACGTGAGGTAGAACGTCTGCACACAATGTTCCATGTAAAGTATGGTGATATTGCCGTACTTTACCGTATGAATGCACAGTCTCGCAATATCGAGGAGGCATTCTATGCAACAGGCATTCCATACGCAATGGTTGGCTCAGTACGATTCTATGATCGCCGTGAGATCAGGGACATCATCGCCTATCTGCGTGTGATCTACAATCCGCGCGATACGCTGAGCCTCCTGCGCATCATCAACGTACCCAAGCGTGGACTCGGTCAGACCACCCTCGGCCGTATGATGGAGAAGGCGTCCGAATATCGTATCTCACTCTTTGAGCTGATCACGGACGCGCAGCTGCTCAGTACGATCCCAAAACTCTCTGCAAAGGTAAAGCTCGAACTCGAGGATTTTGCTGCACTGATCTTCACCTTCATGGGACAGCTTGGTACACGCCACCTTCACGAGATCGTCGAGGATATCATTGAGGAGTCCGGCTATGCTGCAGCTCTGGAGGAGGATCCCAAGGAGGATAACCGCGATCGTCTCGAGAACCTGCGTGAGTTCATCAGTGTTGCAAAGAACTTTGAAGATGGTGCACCAGAGGGAGAGAGCGGACTTGAGGACTTCCTCGCCCAGATTTCACTCATCTCCGATGTAGATGCGACAGATCAGTCGGACGGCAGTGTTACTCTCATGACATTCCATGCGGCAAAGGGGTTGGAGTTTCCAACCGTGTTCATGACAGGCATGGAGGAAGGCCTGTTTCCGCATTCGCGTACACTGCTTGACGACACAGAGATCGAAGAGGAACGACGCACCTGCTACGTTGGTATCACACGAGCCGAGCGACGCCTCTACCTCACTTATGCGCGTCAACGCACCATTTATGGGCGAACAGAGATGTCGCGACCGTCACGCTTCCTTGCCGAGATCCCGGAGGATTTGATTGAGCGCAAGGAAGCAGACTTTTTTTCGGATGTGGAACGCGGGCGTTCCGATGTTTGGGGACGCCGTTCATCGGGGGGACGACGTCCCTATCCGACTCCTTCGCCGCAGCATACAGCAGAGGATGGCAGTGTCATCCGCCCCGATGCTGCCGCAAAGTTCACGGCGGGGGATGCCGTGCGTCACAGCAAGTGGGGAGACGGACGTATCGTTGCCATCAGCGGTGAGGGAGAGGATGCAGAGCTCACGATTGCATTCCCGGGGGAAGGAATCAAGAAGTTTGTGCAGAAATATGCACCAATTTTGAAGCTATGA
- the ylqF gene encoding ribosome biogenesis GTPase YlqF, with amino-acid sequence MENNNIIDIPSLQWYPGHMRKAERLVKENLKLVDVVVELLDARIPLSSANPVLREIVGDKPRLIVLNKADLADEAATRAWVKYFAAGGIATVPVDAVKGRGVKELVQAITKCAKPKTDKLVQHGAKARAARCMILGIPNVGKSSLINRLSGGAKTKVENRPGVTRAKQWIRLGAQLELLDMPGILWPKFEDQQAALHLAFTGAINDNVYDVASVVLLLLDTLRISYPSALIERYRLEGELPSGVELLEEIGRKRGCLRAGGKIDYEKAEQIVLTDFRSGRLGYVTLDELPTIP; translated from the coding sequence ATGGAAAATAACAACATTATCGACATCCCAAGCCTCCAGTGGTACCCGGGTCATATGCGGAAGGCAGAGCGGCTGGTCAAGGAGAATCTGAAGCTGGTAGATGTAGTTGTCGAACTGCTGGACGCACGGATTCCGCTGAGCTCTGCGAATCCTGTGCTGCGCGAAATTGTCGGTGATAAGCCGCGCCTTATCGTGCTCAACAAGGCGGATCTTGCGGATGAGGCGGCGACACGTGCATGGGTGAAATACTTCGCTGCAGGAGGGATCGCGACGGTTCCAGTGGATGCGGTCAAAGGACGCGGTGTCAAGGAACTCGTACAGGCAATCACAAAATGTGCGAAGCCGAAAACGGACAAGCTCGTTCAGCATGGGGCGAAGGCGCGTGCTGCACGCTGCATGATTCTCGGCATTCCGAATGTCGGAAAGTCCTCGCTTATCAACCGTCTGTCGGGTGGGGCAAAGACGAAGGTGGAGAATCGTCCCGGCGTCACACGCGCAAAGCAGTGGATTCGTCTTGGTGCACAGCTTGAACTTCTTGATATGCCGGGGATTCTCTGGCCGAAGTTCGAGGATCAGCAGGCTGCACTTCACCTTGCCTTCACGGGGGCAATCAACGACAATGTCTACGATGTGGCGAGCGTTGTCCTCCTGCTTCTAGATACGCTTCGCATATCATATCCATCCGCTCTCATAGAACGCTATCGACTGGAGGGGGAGCTTCCAAGCGGCGTAGAGCTGCTTGAGGAAATCGGACGCAAACGCGGCTGTCTGCGTGCGGGCGGCAAGATCGACTACGAGAAGGCGGAGCAGATTGTGCTGACGGACTTTCGCAGCGGACGGTTGGGATATGTAACGTTGGATGAATTGCCAACCATTCCTTGA
- a CDS encoding putative manganese-dependent inorganic diphosphatase — protein sequence MNVAKPIYVIGHRNPDTDSICSAVGYAHLKQALGVNAVAARAGKVNKETKFALEYFHVEQPLLIPDLYPRVKDIAMDCKIVVRQHDTLRNLGEVLRENDLRSIPVTDSKGILVGIVSVSDLAKRYFQELGMTNLSDMRVRYRDIIRATDSNVLVAGEEGETIKGQIRIAAGSVETIHKLIKENDIVLVGDRRTETILSCIRQGIACLIVTGDGRIPAEALEEAETRGIFVLSTPYDTYTVARLINQCVPVRRIMHDNPVCFKPLDLLSDIKGTMEETNFRNYPVLENGRIVGLVSRDRLVVSEPAQVILVDHNERNQAVEGIEEAKIIEIIDHHRFGGISTSEPIYTHAEPVGCTATIVSNMHWQNDIDIPPSIAGLLLSAIISDTVLFKSPTCTPKDKATAERLADIANVDLNTYGLEMLKAGSSIGNMSPMEIVRNDLKEFTIGAYRVIVSQTSVMDTKEIMAKEDELLAAMKTICDTEGFDLSLVMITDILEEATYLLFTGSPRTLIGEAFRKDTSGTHLYLPGVMSRKKQIIPPLSEAVKRIKT from the coding sequence TTGAACGTTGCAAAGCCGATCTATGTCATCGGACACCGCAATCCGGATACGGATTCCATCTGCTCTGCGGTCGGATATGCACATCTGAAACAGGCACTGGGTGTCAATGCCGTCGCGGCACGTGCCGGTAAGGTGAATAAGGAGACAAAGTTTGCCCTGGAGTATTTCCATGTAGAACAGCCTCTTCTCATTCCGGATCTCTATCCGCGCGTAAAGGATATTGCGATGGACTGCAAGATCGTTGTTCGTCAACACGACACCTTGCGCAATCTTGGCGAGGTTCTGCGCGAAAACGATCTGCGCTCGATTCCCGTGACAGACAGCAAGGGAATCCTTGTCGGCATTGTCTCGGTCAGTGATTTGGCAAAACGCTATTTTCAAGAACTTGGTATGACGAACCTCTCCGATATGCGTGTGCGATATCGCGATATCATACGTGCAACGGACAGCAATGTCCTCGTGGCGGGAGAAGAGGGCGAGACCATCAAGGGACAGATTCGCATTGCAGCCGGCAGTGTGGAGACCATTCACAAACTCATCAAGGAGAATGACATCGTACTTGTTGGTGACCGACGTACAGAGACAATTCTCTCCTGCATCCGGCAGGGAATTGCCTGTCTGATTGTGACGGGCGATGGCAGGATTCCCGCCGAAGCACTTGAGGAGGCAGAGACGCGCGGAATCTTTGTATTGTCCACCCCCTATGATACCTACACGGTGGCACGGCTCATCAATCAGTGCGTTCCGGTGCGACGGATTATGCATGACAATCCCGTCTGCTTCAAGCCGCTTGATCTCCTCTCGGACATCAAAGGCACGATGGAGGAGACGAATTTCCGTAACTATCCAGTTCTTGAGAACGGGCGCATTGTCGGACTTGTGAGCCGTGACCGTCTCGTTGTCTCAGAGCCGGCGCAGGTCATTCTCGTGGATCACAACGAGCGAAACCAGGCTGTTGAAGGCATTGAGGAAGCAAAGATCATCGAGATCATTGATCATCATCGCTTTGGTGGAATCAGCACGAGTGAGCCGATCTACACACACGCGGAGCCGGTTGGCTGCACGGCGACAATTGTGTCCAATATGCATTGGCAAAATGACATCGACATTCCGCCGTCGATTGCGGGACTCCTGCTCTCGGCGATCATCTCAGATACGGTACTCTTCAAATCTCCAACCTGTACACCAAAGGATAAGGCGACAGCAGAGCGTCTGGCGGATATTGCAAACGTCGACCTCAACACCTATGGTCTTGAAATGCTCAAGGCGGGATCGAGCATCGGCAATATGTCACCGATGGAGATTGTCCGCAACGACCTCAAGGAGTTCACAATCGGGGCATACCGTGTCATCGTCAGCCAGACCTCTGTCATGGATACGAAGGAAATCATGGCAAAGGAGGACGAACTGCTCGCCGCGATGAAGACCATCTGTGATACAGAGGGCTTTGATCTGAGCCTCGTCATGATTACAGACATCCTTGAGGAGGCAACCTATCTTCTCTTCACGGGATCGCCGCGTACACTGATCGGCGAGGCATTCCGCAAGGACACGAGCGGTACGCATCTCTATCTGCCTGGAGTCATGTCACGCAAGAAACAGATCATCCCGCCGCTCTCAGAGGCGGTCAAGCGAATTAAAACGTAA
- a CDS encoding YraN family protein, whose protein sequence is MSNKALGNQGETYAAEYLRRQGCRILTRNYRTKIGEIDIVADDHGTLVFIEVKTRRGMHYGTPAEAVHYRKQQKIVQTAHWYLREQNKENAHCRFDVLEIYAFGDLWQVNQIKNAFEA, encoded by the coding sequence ATGAGCAACAAGGCACTTGGCAATCAGGGTGAAACCTATGCTGCAGAGTATTTGCGTCGGCAGGGCTGCCGCATTCTTACACGCAATTATCGGACGAAGATCGGAGAAATCGACATTGTTGCAGACGATCATGGAACACTGGTCTTTATCGAGGTGAAAACACGGCGCGGCATGCACTATGGGACACCTGCCGAGGCGGTGCATTACCGAAAGCAGCAAAAGATTGTCCAGACGGCACACTGGTACTTGCGTGAACAAAACAAAGAAAATGCTCACTGTCGTTTCGATGTACTCGAAATCTATGCTTTTGGCGATCTATGGCAGGTGAATCAGATAAAAAACGCCTTTGAGGCATAG
- the rlmD gene encoding 23S rRNA (uracil(1939)-C(5))-methyltransferase RlmD, protein MKHRKAIKQAAQTIPVCKGRTYELQIDRLGTSGEGVGRYDNFTVFVPNALPGETVSVIIEEVKNSYARGRIKQILHESVDRVAPLCELYEECGGCQLQHLSYEAQLRTKRAQVTDALIHIGKLPQIPVMETLRAEEPWNYRNKMQFPIGRNSGKIVIGCFAQGSHRIINTENCHIQRAENNDLANAAREIAEQLHIPVYNEDTHKGVLRHIVGRVGRSNDLMAIIVTATKQLPRAKDFVRMMRERLPNLVSVHQNIQTYRNNVIMGRDTQLLWGRPTIIDSLGRLNFHISPRSFFQVNTRQAERLYEQALAYADLHGTETVIDAYCGTGTITLFLAQKARKIYGIEIVQPAILDARKNARDNNVKNAEFIVGDATAVMPALYKQGIRPDVVVVDPPRVGCTETVLRTFANMKPQRIVYVSCNPATLARDLAILKELGYLAQEVQPVDLFPQTSHVENVCLLRKQK, encoded by the coding sequence ATGAAACATAGAAAAGCGATAAAGCAAGCCGCGCAGACGATTCCCGTCTGCAAAGGGCGAACCTATGAACTTCAAATTGACCGCCTCGGGACAAGCGGGGAGGGAGTCGGACGCTATGACAACTTTACTGTCTTTGTCCCGAATGCGCTCCCAGGCGAGACTGTCTCCGTCATCATAGAAGAAGTAAAGAACAGCTATGCACGCGGACGCATCAAGCAGATCCTGCATGAGAGTGTCGATCGCGTTGCCCCCCTCTGTGAACTCTACGAGGAATGCGGCGGCTGTCAGCTCCAACACCTCTCCTATGAGGCTCAGCTGCGTACAAAACGTGCACAGGTCACAGACGCACTGATCCATATCGGTAAGCTTCCGCAAATTCCCGTGATGGAAACGCTGCGTGCAGAAGAACCGTGGAACTATCGGAACAAGATGCAGTTTCCAATTGGACGAAATAGCGGAAAGATCGTGATTGGCTGCTTTGCACAGGGCAGTCACAGGATTATCAATACGGAAAACTGCCACATCCAGCGTGCGGAGAACAACGACCTTGCAAATGCTGCACGCGAGATTGCAGAGCAGCTTCACATTCCGGTCTATAACGAGGACACCCACAAGGGCGTTCTGCGCCACATTGTCGGGCGCGTCGGACGCAGCAACGATCTCATGGCGATCATTGTCACTGCAACAAAGCAGCTCCCACGCGCAAAGGACTTTGTTCGCATGATGCGCGAGCGTCTGCCAAACCTCGTCAGTGTCCATCAGAATATCCAGACCTATCGCAACAACGTCATCATGGGGCGCGACACACAGCTGCTCTGGGGACGACCGACGATTATCGATTCTTTGGGGCGGCTGAACTTCCACATCTCCCCGCGCTCCTTCTTTCAGGTCAATACAAGACAGGCAGAACGCCTTTACGAGCAGGCACTCGCCTATGCCGACCTGCATGGGACAGAGACTGTCATCGACGCCTATTGCGGCACAGGAACAATTACGCTGTTTCTTGCTCAAAAAGCGCGAAAGATCTACGGCATCGAAATCGTACAGCCCGCCATCCTCGATGCACGAAAAAATGCACGCGACAACAATGTAAAGAATGCCGAGTTCATCGTTGGCGATGCGACCGCCGTCATGCCTGCACTCTACAAGCAGGGGATTCGCCCCGATGTCGTCGTCGTCGATCCGCCGCGTGTCGGCTGCACCGAAACCGTCCTTCGCACCTTCGCAAATATGAAGCCGCAGCGCATTGTCTACGTCTCCTGCAACCCTGCAACACTAGCACGCGACCTCGCCATCCTGAAAGAACTCGGTTATCTTGCGCAGGAAGTTCAGCCGGTGGATCTCTTTCCACAGACTTCGCACGTTGAGAACGTTTGCCTGCTGAGAAAACAAAAATAA
- the gatB gene encoding Asp-tRNA(Asn)/Glu-tRNA(Gln) amidotransferase subunit GatB has translation MKYETVIGLEIHCELKTKTKIFCGCATGFGADQNTHVCPVCLGLPGVLPVVNRQVVNYAIKAGLATNCEINGYSKFDRKNYYYPDLPKNFQTSQFDLPIAEHGWVDIDTEAGKKRIRLTRIHMEEDAGKLVHSGTTIKDSSSSNVDYNRTGVPLLEIVSEPDMSSAEEARAYMEKIKTIMEYIDVSNCRMEEGNLRADINVSLRPVGSDKLGTRTEMKNINSFKALEDAINYEIERQTEVLEDGGHIIQETRTWDPERGITLSMRSKEEAHDYRYMPEPDLPPIVTSAEEIEAIRKELPELPDARRARLMDEAGLSAYDAGIITSSRAMAEYYDAITATGADAKLAANWLMGDLAKNLNAEGKTIEDSPVDAKRLGEMILLISKGTISSKIGKTVFKEMWISPNAPEKIVADKGLVQITDTKEIEDIVDQVIAANTKAVEDYKGGNKKAIGALVGQVMKQSKGKANPQMVNELLAKKLG, from the coding sequence ATGAAATACGAAACCGTCATCGGTCTTGAGATTCACTGTGAACTTAAGACAAAGACCAAGATTTTCTGCGGCTGTGCGACGGGCTTCGGCGCAGATCAGAATACGCATGTCTGTCCCGTCTGCCTTGGGCTTCCCGGTGTCCTGCCCGTCGTCAATCGTCAGGTCGTAAACTACGCCATCAAGGCAGGGCTTGCAACCAACTGTGAAATCAACGGGTACAGCAAGTTCGACCGCAAGAACTATTACTATCCCGACCTTCCGAAGAACTTCCAGACCTCACAGTTCGACCTCCCGATTGCTGAGCACGGCTGGGTGGATATTGACACGGAGGCGGGCAAGAAACGCATCCGTCTGACCCGCATCCACATGGAGGAGGATGCAGGGAAGCTCGTGCACTCCGGCACGACGATCAAGGATTCCTCCTCGTCCAACGTGGATTACAACCGTACGGGCGTGCCCCTGCTTGAAATCGTCTCCGAGCCGGATATGTCCTCGGCGGAAGAAGCGCGTGCCTACATGGAGAAGATCAAGACGATCATGGAGTACATCGATGTCTCCAACTGCCGCATGGAGGAGGGGAATCTCCGCGCAGACATCAACGTTTCTCTGCGTCCCGTCGGCTCGGACAAACTGGGCACACGCACGGAGATGAAGAACATCAACTCCTTCAAGGCACTTGAGGATGCCATCAACTACGAAATCGAGCGTCAGACCGAGGTGCTCGAGGACGGCGGTCATATCATTCAGGAAACGCGCACATGGGATCCAGAGCGCGGCATCACCCTCTCCATGCGCAGCAAGGAGGAGGCACATGACTACCGCTATATGCCGGAGCCTGACCTGCCGCCGATTGTGACGAGCGCGGAGGAGATCGAGGCGATCCGCAAGGAGCTTCCCGAGTTGCCAGACGCTCGCCGTGCTCGTCTGATGGATGAAGCGGGGCTTTCCGCTTACGATGCGGGCATCATTACAAGCTCACGTGCGATGGCGGAATACTACGATGCCATTACGGCGACGGGCGCGGACGCGAAACTCGCGGCAAACTGGCTGATGGGCGATCTCGCAAAGAACCTCAATGCAGAGGGCAAGACGATCGAGGATTCACCCGTTGATGCAAAGCGTCTCGGTGAGATGATCCTGCTCATCTCGAAGGGCACGATTTCCTCGAAGATCGGCAAAACCGTATTCAAGGAGATGTGGATATCGCCCAATGCACCGGAAAAGATCGTTGCGGACAAGGGGCTTGTCCAGATCACCGACACAAAGGAGATCGAGGATATTGTCGATCAGGTCATCGCAGCGAACACAAAAGCCGTTGAGGACTATAAGGGCGGCAATAAGAAGGCAATCGGTGCACTTGTCGGACAGGTGATGAAGCAGTCCAAGGGTAAGGCGAACCCACAGATGGTCAACGAACTCTTGGCAAAAAAACTCGGCTGA
- a CDS encoding EscU/YscU/HrcU family type III secretion system export apparatus switch protein has protein sequence MAEQWDNDTSPVEDIPVEQEQRAVAIKYDVKNDRAPRITAKGRSLVADRILAEAKKNGIPVYQNKSLVNMLMALEIDREIPPELYRTIAEVLAHVYRIDRHAGERRPRT, from the coding sequence ATGGCAGAACAGTGGGATAATGATACTTCACCTGTCGAAGATATACCTGTAGAACAGGAGCAGCGTGCTGTTGCAATCAAATACGATGTCAAGAATGACCGTGCCCCGCGCATTACGGCAAAAGGACGTTCACTTGTTGCTGATCGCATTTTAGCAGAGGCGAAAAAAAACGGCATTCCTGTCTACCAAAACAAATCCCTTGTCAATATGCTGATGGCTCTGGAGATTGACCGTGAGATTCCGCCGGAACTCTATCGCACAATCGCGGAGGTCCTTGCCCACGTCTACCGGATTGATCGCCATGCGGGTGAACGGAGACCACGCACATGA
- a CDS encoding ribonuclease HII: MTIKEIESIFLQGSVTEDFIEACRSDSRKSMQTILRRYERIQNERARLSTMYVYERAAIAAGHAFVAGVDEAGRGPLAGPVAVAAVILPQECYLARLNDSKKLSHTVREELFTQVTEQAISYHISLIDVETIDRINILQATRMGMYEAIASLSPVPQEVLIDAVELPNLSIPSQSIIKGDAKSASIAAASILAKVTRDRLMEAYDERYPNYGFAKHKGYGTREHIEAIQRYGICSLHRKSFEPIRSMLNIM, from the coding sequence ATGACGATAAAAGAGATAGAGAGTATCTTTTTGCAGGGCTCTGTAACGGAAGATTTTATCGAAGCCTGTCGAAGTGACTCACGCAAGTCGATGCAGACAATCCTCCGCCGCTATGAACGCATACAGAACGAACGCGCACGTCTGAGCACGATGTATGTGTATGAACGCGCCGCCATAGCGGCGGGACATGCTTTTGTTGCAGGTGTGGATGAGGCTGGGCGTGGTCCTCTGGCAGGCCCCGTTGCTGTCGCTGCTGTCATTCTGCCGCAAGAGTGTTACCTGGCGCGTCTCAACGATTCCAAGAAGCTCTCGCATACTGTACGCGAGGAGCTTTTCACACAGGTTACGGAGCAGGCAATTTCGTATCATATTTCGCTGATTGATGTGGAAACAATAGATCGAATTAATATTCTGCAGGCAACACGCATGGGAATGTATGAGGCAATTGCATCACTTTCCCCTGTGCCGCAGGAGGTTCTGATCGACGCCGTCGAACTCCCGAATCTTTCCATCCCATCACAGTCCATTATCAAGGGCGATGCGAAGTCCGCATCAATTGCGGCTGCCTCCATCTTGGCAAAGGTAACGCGCGATCGCTTGATGGAAGCATACGATGAAAGATATCCAAACTATGGTTTTGCAAAACACAAAGGGTATGGAACACGTGAACATATTGAAGCAATTCAGAGATACGGTATATGTTCTCTGCATCGCAAATCGTTTGAACCCATACGATCTATGTTAAATATAATGTAA
- a CDS encoding HAD family hydrolase, protein MNYKAAVFDLDGTLVNSLDDLADSANATLRAHSFPVHEVEAYRYFVGDGTRKLMERILPQENAADTIFVEQFMSEYKDCYARNLLQKTKPYDGIMEMLEELRRRGIPMAVCTNKHQSAAEMIVKTLFPHGIFQEIIGDQEGLPRKPDPQKVLHIMRNFGVTGEQTAYFGDTDVDMDTARNARAFAVGVLWGFRPEEELVAHGADILLTHPMELFEKVTFAER, encoded by the coding sequence ATGAACTATAAAGCCGCTGTATTTGATTTGGACGGAACACTTGTCAACTCACTGGACGATCTGGCGGACAGTGCCAACGCCACTCTTCGCGCACACAGCTTTCCCGTGCATGAGGTGGAGGCGTATCGCTATTTTGTCGGAGACGGCACACGAAAGCTGATGGAACGCATTCTCCCGCAGGAGAACGCTGCGGATACGATCTTTGTGGAGCAATTTATGTCTGAGTACAAGGACTGCTACGCGCGAAATCTGCTCCAAAAGACGAAGCCATACGACGGCATTATGGAGATGCTTGAGGAACTACGACGACGCGGTATTCCGATGGCAGTTTGCACGAACAAACATCAGTCTGCGGCAGAGATGATTGTGAAGACGCTTTTCCCGCACGGTATTTTTCAGGAAATCATCGGCGATCAGGAAGGACTGCCGCGTAAGCCCGACCCGCAAAAGGTGCTTCACATCATGAGAAATTTTGGGGTTACGGGAGAGCAGACCGCATATTTTGGCGATACAGACGTGGATATGGACACAGCACGCAATGCACGAGCGTTTGCGGTCGGCGTTCTCTGGGGATTCCGACCAGAGGAGGAACTCGTGGCACATGGGGCAGATATTCTCTTGACACACCCGATGGAACTATTTGAAAAGGTGACGTTTGCAGAGCGATGA